The following coding sequences lie in one Deinococcus cellulosilyticus NBRC 106333 = KACC 11606 genomic window:
- the tsaE gene encoding tRNA (adenosine(37)-N6)-threonylcarbamoyltransferase complex ATPase subunit type 1 TsaE, with translation MQVTEHLLLKTPEAQFAFGQTLVSQLPTGTVLFLEGEMGAGKTTLTQGLLKGLGFTGEVNSPTYALMHEYPSPEGLVLHVDAYRIHHPDELYEMGLDDYVERCRLSIIEWGESLYADFPQGWILKLEYVPDGRKITRLR, from the coding sequence ATGCAGGTCACAGAACACCTCCTGCTGAAAACGCCCGAAGCGCAGTTTGCCTTCGGGCAAACTCTTGTTTCACAGCTTCCCACAGGCACCGTGCTTTTTCTGGAAGGTGAGATGGGGGCAGGCAAGACCACCCTCACCCAGGGATTGTTGAAAGGTCTGGGCTTCACGGGCGAAGTGAACAGCCCCACTTATGCCCTGATGCACGAGTACCCTTCACCAGAGGGACTGGTGCTGCATGTGGATGCCTACCGCATTCACCATCCTGATGAGCTGTACGAGATGGGCCTGGACGATTATGTGGAGCGTTGCCGCCTGAGCATCATCGAGTGGGGGGAAAGCCTGTATGCCGATTTTCCACAGGGCTGGATTCTGAAGCTGGAGTATGTTCCAGACGGCAGAAAAATCACCCGACTTCGCTGA
- a CDS encoding ATP-grasp domain-containing protein, producing MRVAFVTYPRLEGLAPDDQAILPFLNPVPAIWSDPGIEWDRFDAVILRSTWDYYLHHEAFKSWLMHLQDRNIQVLNSVHLVQWNSNKVYLKELQQKGIPIIPTQFVEATERLKLPELVTASGGPLVIKPSVSAAAHHTYRVQGTLQAETLQALLDLPEDVTLLVQPFMPEIQNPGEYSLVFFNGHFSHAFLKTPGEGDFRVQGMHGGQTCGIEVEQELVLQAQKVLSALPEVPLYARVDGVVREGTLLLMELELIEPNLFLNSHPEAARNFAQAIRERLP from the coding sequence ATGCGTGTTGCTTTTGTGACCTATCCCAGACTTGAAGGGCTTGCCCCTGACGACCAGGCCATCCTCCCTTTTTTAAATCCTGTCCCTGCCATCTGGAGTGATCCGGGGATCGAGTGGGACCGTTTTGATGCGGTGATCCTGCGCAGCACCTGGGATTATTACCTGCACCATGAAGCCTTCAAAAGCTGGTTGATGCACCTGCAGGACAGGAACATTCAGGTGCTCAATTCTGTTCATCTGGTGCAGTGGAATTCCAACAAGGTGTACCTGAAAGAACTGCAACAGAAGGGCATCCCCATCATTCCAACGCAGTTTGTGGAGGCCACAGAACGCCTGAAGCTTCCTGAGCTTGTGACCGCCTCTGGGGGACCTCTGGTGATCAAGCCCTCGGTGTCTGCGGCGGCCCACCACACTTACCGTGTGCAGGGAACCCTGCAGGCTGAAACGCTGCAGGCCCTGCTGGATCTGCCTGAGGATGTGACCCTGCTGGTGCAGCCTTTCATGCCAGAAATTCAGAATCCTGGGGAGTACTCTCTGGTGTTTTTCAATGGGCATTTCAGCCATGCTTTTCTGAAAACCCCCGGAGAGGGCGATTTCCGGGTGCAGGGCATGCACGGAGGCCAGACCTGTGGCATTGAGGTGGAACAGGAACTTGTGCTGCAGGCCCAGAAGGTGCTTTCCGCCCTGCCCGAAGTTCCTCTGTACGCACGGGTGGATGGTGTGGTGCGGGAGGGCACCCTGCTGTTGATGGAACTGGAGTTGATTGAACCCAACCTCTTCCTGAACAGCCACCCCGAAGCAGCCCGTAATTTTGCACAGGCCATCCGGGAACGGCTGCCATGA
- a CDS encoding DUF4328 domain-containing protein, with translation MSTNAPGSTQKISGLVSMVFLGFHVIGCLLITVVCELFLLSPEDFEDTKNLLNGLIGFEMIGMLITAIPFITWFFVAALNREKQLGHGLPVAPWWAIGGWFIPFANFVYPYYLAEAISKPEPHIKSITPLIGAWWMTLLIPLLIMRVQSKASLPTLQILVFVELGMLAVSAVLAIFMIRYINNQQLKFAGVVQAAPVDEFAL, from the coding sequence ATGTCCACAAATGCACCGGGTTCCACACAAAAAATCAGCGGTCTTGTTTCAATGGTGTTTCTGGGTTTTCACGTCATTGGCTGTCTTTTGATCACTGTGGTTTGCGAACTCTTCCTGCTGTCTCCAGAAGATTTCGAAGACACCAAAAACCTGCTGAACGGTCTGATTGGGTTCGAAATGATCGGCATGCTGATCACGGCCATCCCTTTCATCACCTGGTTTTTTGTGGCTGCTCTGAACCGTGAAAAACAACTGGGACATGGTCTGCCTGTGGCCCCCTGGTGGGCCATTGGTGGCTGGTTCATTCCCTTTGCCAATTTTGTTTATCCTTATTACCTTGCTGAAGCCATCAGCAAACCTGAGCCTCACATCAAAAGCATCACGCCCCTGATTGGAGCATGGTGGATGACCCTATTGATTCCACTTCTGATCATGCGGGTGCAATCCAAAGCCTCTTTGCCCACCCTGCAGATTCTGGTGTTCGTTGAACTGGGCATGCTGGCAGTTTCTGCGGTTCTGGCGATCTTCATGATCCGCTACATCAACAACCAGCAGCTGAAATTCGCTGGTGTGGTGCAGGCTGCCCCCGTGGATGAGTTCGCCCTCTAG
- the aceA gene encoding isocitrate lyase: MTYAEIIEKTWKSSERWEGIKRTYTAEDVVKLRGSVIIEHTLAKIGAEKLWRHLNSPGYINALGALTGNQAMQQVKAGLKAIYLSGWQVAADANNAGQMYPDQSLYPASSVPDVVKRINNTLRRADQIHHAEGDDSIDWFVPIVADAEAGFGGPLNAFELMKAMIEAGAAGVHFEDQLASEKKCGHLGGKVLIPTSQFIRTLNAARLASDVMGVPTVLVARTDADAATLITSDIDPYDAPFIDHSKGRTPEGFYHVRSGIEAAIHRALAYAPYADVIWCETSHPSLEEARQFAEGVHAKHPGKILAYNCSPSFNWRKNLDEDTIARFQNELGQMGYRFQFITLAGFHSLNHSMFSLARGYRDRQMSAFVELQQAEFASADQGFTAVKHQREVGTGYFDQVTLAVSGGQSSTTALKGSTEAAQFVGAHD; the protein is encoded by the coding sequence ATGACCTACGCTGAAATCATCGAAAAAACCTGGAAGAGCAGTGAACGCTGGGAAGGCATCAAACGCACCTACACCGCAGAGGATGTGGTCAAACTGCGCGGCAGTGTGATCATCGAGCACACCCTGGCCAAAATCGGGGCCGAGAAGCTGTGGCGTCACCTGAACAGCCCGGGCTACATCAATGCGCTGGGTGCCCTGACTGGAAACCAGGCCATGCAGCAGGTGAAAGCTGGACTGAAAGCCATCTACCTCTCGGGCTGGCAGGTGGCCGCCGATGCCAACAACGCCGGGCAGATGTACCCCGACCAGAGCCTGTACCCTGCAAGCAGCGTCCCGGATGTGGTCAAACGCATCAACAACACCCTGCGCCGCGCAGACCAGATCCACCATGCCGAGGGGGATGACAGCATCGACTGGTTCGTGCCCATCGTGGCCGACGCAGAGGCTGGTTTTGGGGGTCCCCTCAATGCTTTTGAACTGATGAAAGCCATGATCGAGGCTGGGGCTGCAGGGGTGCACTTTGAAGACCAGCTTGCCAGCGAGAAAAAGTGCGGTCACCTGGGAGGCAAGGTGCTGATTCCGACCAGTCAGTTCATCCGCACCCTCAATGCGGCCCGTCTGGCCAGTGACGTGATGGGGGTGCCCACCGTTCTGGTGGCCCGCACAGATGCTGACGCCGCCACCCTGATCACCTCGGACATTGACCCCTACGATGCCCCCTTCATTGACCACAGCAAAGGCCGCACCCCGGAAGGGTTTTACCATGTGCGCTCTGGCATTGAGGCCGCCATTCACCGGGCCCTGGCCTACGCCCCCTACGCCGATGTGATCTGGTGTGAAACCAGCCATCCCAGCCTGGAAGAAGCCCGTCAATTTGCTGAAGGGGTGCACGCAAAGCACCCGGGCAAGATTCTGGCCTACAACTGCAGCCCCAGCTTCAACTGGCGCAAAAACCTGGATGAGGACACCATCGCCCGCTTCCAGAATGAACTCGGGCAGATGGGGTACAGATTCCAGTTCATCACCCTTGCAGGGTTCCACAGCCTGAACCACAGCATGTTCAGCCTCGCCAGAGGGTACCGGGACCGCCAGATGAGTGCCTTTGTTGAGCTCCAGCAGGCTGAATTCGCCTCTGCAGATCAGGGATTCACAGCCGTGAAGCACCAGCGTGAGGTGGGTACCGGCTATTTCGATCAGGTGACCCTCGCAGTCTCTGGAGGGCAGTCGAGCACCACTGCCCTGAAAGGCAGCACCGAGGCCGCTCAATTTGTGGGTGCACACGACTGA